Sequence from the Pseudopipra pipra isolate bDixPip1 chromosome 16, bDixPip1.hap1, whole genome shotgun sequence genome:
CTTGTGACCTTGCCAATATGTTGTCATGGCTGCTTGGCGCAGAAGCAGCTCCGCGAACTCATTCACGGCCCCTTGGCCGGGAACAGTTGGAGCCGCTGAATTGTCGGGCGCCCTTTGTGCTGGATTCACACaccgccccggggctgccccggccgCAGAGCCGGCCTTGCCCAACCCTTGGGAAGCGCCTTGCAGAAGGTGCCAGTCAGGCACTTGGTGCCTGTTTTCTGACTCGCTGTAAATTCTCCCTTTTCAAGGCTCTGACCTTTCCTAGCTCCCAGTTTCCTTCTCCCTTTGTCCCGCGGCTGCGGCGGCGCTCGGCGGAGGGGACCCAGTGCCTGCGAGCCGGGTTCCACGCCGGGGTTTTCTCTGGAGCCGGGCCAGGCTCGGGAGCTCAGCGAAGCCCAGCTCAAACCCGGGACTGCCTCTTTTTTTGGCTAAACCGGTAGCTGTGCCCCCTTTCCGACCGAATTGTCGGGGCTGACAGCTGCAGATGGATCGCTCTGGGCTGGGGAACAAGCAGGCTGGCTCTGCGGAGCTGTCAGGTTTCACAGCTGTATATCTCACCTCTTTGTCAGCCTCTTTTCTCCtcgctctcccccagcccaccctgtgcTATCTTTTGATAAGCTATTCTCTCCACGGATGACTCAGATGACCTCTGCCTCCCATCCTCCCGATTCACTGCCATGGTAACAATTACTCAAGCTTGTCCCCAGTCATAAACCCCATCAAAGCTTTGTTATCTACACAGAAACCCTCCCGGGAGACATGAATTCCCCCAGTGTTCCTTCCAGATCACCTGTAACAGAGCTTTTCTCATTCAGATCCTCTTTATCTTTTGGAAATGTGTCACTTCACACCAGCACTGCTTTGAATCTTGCTGCCTACACGGAGCTGtgggctggctgctgctgggggatgCATCCCAACCAAACTGGGATtgtggcagcagggatggacaGAAGGATGGAGATTTGGCCCTTCTCTTGTATTATGGAGTCCAGCACTGTTCAAAGCTGTTCCACGGGGAAAGACGTTCCAGAGGTGCAGGGTTGGAGTGAGGAGAGAGCTGGAGGCCAGGAGAGgtggtggcagagctgtgcccagggctggcactgggatCTGGATCTGAatgtgagagagagacaggcaGAGGGATAAGGTTCCATGGGAATAACTCTGCTGCCTGGAAATGCATTTCCATGAGAACTAGAAAATCACTCGTATCTTTGGACCGGTGGAGATAAGACCATAGGAGAGAGaactaaaattaaaacttgCTTTTGGGAGGGTACAGGGGTGCCTGCCTTGTGCAcacaccaggagcagcaggtgaggaggattttctttccttcttgtttGCCCTGGCAGGTCAGGAGGAATGAAGAGCTCACCCAAGAGCTCCTCAACCTGGCCAAAGGCAGGAACACCCTTCCTGGCACAGAGAGCACCCACCCGCCTGCCGTGGCCCATCAATCCTCTGCGGAGCTGGAAAGAGTGAGGGGGAAGGTAAGGAACTCTCTGCCCTTCCACCAGCTCCTTGGACAACAAGGATCTAACAGGCCCTTCTGTCTCTCCTAAAACCAGCCTGAAGATGTAGTTGCCTCTGGACacgagcagcaggagctggagagaaATGTGAGTGTGTGGGGTCTGCTGCTGGATCCTTGGGAAACAGAGGGGGGGATTGATTCCAACTGTGGCTGGCACCTCCTTGTGCTAACTTGAGTTTTGTGGATCAGCTGATGCCttgattaattttaaattattttttaagctgTGCAGTTGCCAAATGAGGCTGGGGTAACTCCAGatgtgcaggcagagctgagggagGGCACAGGTGGTGCCCTCGGTCTGTGCCCTGTCAGGGTGAACACAGGCAGGAGTTTAAAATCCAACAGGTGCAGAGGAcacttattttcttcttgctcACACTTGAGAAAGCTGGGGGTGATGAAGCACCCGAAACTGAGAGCAGGGAGATGCTCTCAGCCTCCTCCCCATCTGCAGTCCCTGCAAAacccccaccagctcctgctgggaatGTGGCTCTCAACGTGAGAATTTCCCTTGGGAGAGCGACACGTGTGCACCTCCACGTGCCCTGTCTGCAGATCAGACTCCATTTCTGCTGTGCTACAGGGCACCAGTCCCTTCCAGTTAAACCAGTCCTTTCCCCAGCATGTCACCGCTCACTGGAGCCTCTCCTCACTTCATCCTCTCTTTGCTCAGCCTTCtgcctcatcttcctctttgttTGTCCCTCAGTTGCTTGGAAACCAGGATCACATAAAAGTGGAGcttgaaaaactgaagaaaacccACGACTGGCAGCAGAAGCTGGAGGAGCGAGTGTGAGTGTTGGGGGCACCTTCTGCTTGGCTGGGCATTTATGGGCTTCACTGCAGCTGGATTTGATCCatgggagcaggagaaggaggcagGCTGTCTCTGGTGGGGTACAAGGTGGGAATGATGATTCACCCTTGGAAGAAGTGAGACCTGGAAGGAAAACCTGATGTTTTCAAGGCTCTTCAAAGAGTCAGCTGCCTGCTTAAAGTTGGTGGTGTTTAGGGACACCTTGAAAATCCACATTCTGTAAAACACAGCAAATGTGTGACAGCCCAGAGATGaatccagccccagcccttACCCCCACAGTGGATCTTCCATTGTCACGGGATGTGGTTGATGTCCTGGGAAAGGCTGCCccagcagggatgctgcaggagTAGACCCTGTGCCTGGGGAAGACATTCACCTTTGATGGGGAGAGTTCTGTGGTGCTGGTTGATGAACATCTGGGggatggcagctgctgctgggagattTCTGTCATCCCAGTGATTTCCTTCCCCAAGCTGGCTGTGTTGGACCTACAGAGactcccagaatggtttgggttggaagggatcttaaacatcatctcattccacccccctgccaccttccactagaccagccccatccaacctggccttgaacacttccagggatggggcagaagTCTGGGGGGGTTAAAATATAAcacattttcttcctgtgtgtccaggctggggctggggaaggagctgcaggaggcaaAGGGAGCGATTGGGGACACGCAGCGCAGGCTGGTGGAGCAGTCAGCGGTGAGGACAGgcttccttcccctgctcttcCTTCAAGCCACGTGCTATTCCTGAGCTTCCAGGGGGGCATGCCTTGTATCCAGGTACTCTGACACCTCTTCCTCTCCAGGGAGCTTTTCCCACCAAGGTTCTCCTCCCTGTGCAGTTTCCTTCCGCACGTGGTGGAAGGTGCTGCTTGCTCAGGTGGTGGGAGGAATTTTGTTCACTGATTTTTAGAAAGAGTTGGTGGAATCACCGGGGCGGGGAGGTGGCAAATGACAGAAGGTAGCAGGGGAATTGAGGCTATAAACATTTCCATTGGACTTCTCTGAAAACTCAGAACCTTCCCAGCTCTAGCGAAGCTGAGTATCTGGAAAGGAAATCTCCAGTGTATTATGGAGCTTCTCAGTTCCCCCTCCTTGGCTGGAGGGCAGcagtttctttgtttgttgtGCCCAGGTGCTGCTCACATCCCAGAGCCAGCTGCAGGAGGTGGAGGCAGAGAACTCCCGGCTGCAGCTCCGGCTGAAGGAGCTGAACGAGGAATATCGCTCCCGGCTGGCGCGGTACATCAGGGACGTGGCGGTGGGtacccccagccccgggggctcTGCAGGCCTGGggagtatcacagaatcatggaacatcctgagctggaagagacccataaggatcatgactcaactcctggtcctgcccaggacaccccaacaattccaccctgtccctgagagcgtttTCCAAACTCTCCTgacagccttggtgctgtgcccactgccctggggagcctgggcagtgcccaacaaccctctgggggaagaacattttcctgagatccagcctaaccctgccctgatgcagctccagctgttccctcagATCTCTCCATGCTGGCTGCCCTCCTTTTCAGGCTGCTGCAAATAAATAAGACCAAATAAGTGAATAAGAGGATCTTTCAATCCTGTTATCTGACCAAGAAAAATCCCAGCAGAAACTCACAGATCATTTTGCAGGGCTATACAGGAAAACTGGGTGCAGAGGGAGGCTGActtagagtcatagaatgggttaggttggaagggaccttaaagatcatttcattccacctcctgccatgggcagggacaccttccactagcccagattgctccaagctccatccaacctggccttggacacttccagggatgggacagccacagcttctctgggcaacctgtgccagggcctcaccaccctcacagggaagaattctttcccagtatcccacccaaccctgccctctggcagcagGAAACCATTCCCCCTCCATTCCTCTGTCTGTGCATTTACAGAACTACATGGACAGCAAATCCAGCCACGGGACAGGAcacagcaaagccccagctgaTCATGCTGCCATGAAGCACTTTGTGGACAACATGCTGAAGGACATCCGGGCTTCCTACAAGTCTCGGGAGGAGCAGCTGGCACGGGCAGCACGTGGGTACAGGAAACGCATGAAGGACCTGGTGAAGAAGCACGAGAACCTGCTGATTGCCTATGGGTAAGGCTCAGACAGGCTCTGGGCCACCTCTGCCTTCAGGACCAAGTGAAGTGCTCCATAGCACCCCCCCACTGTCCTAGAGGGAGGCAAATGGGGCTcccagggggagcaggggatgTGGAGTGCACGTTCTCCCTGCTCCTGACAATCCAGGATCGAGGTGCCTCCAGCTGCACGTCAGGGTGCTCTGGACATCATGGAGCTGCTTTGCACATATGTTTCTCCCACGTAAAATTCAGGGTGAGAGATGGATCCCACGCTGGATGGTGTGGAAATGCAGAGGTACCACAAATAGCTCCacctcccagcctgtccctgcagtgctTTCAGCTCCACTCCACAGCTCTCTCAGCAGCTTGGgctgtgggaagcagcagaaatACTTGTAGTATAAAAGCTACAAATAGCTCTAGGACAAGCTCCCCTCAGAAACTCTCCCAGGAATGCTCCCACTTATCCTTTGCAGGTGGCCAGAAACCAGCAGGTCCCAAGGGAATGGTacctccaggagcagcagaactgCTCAGTGTTGTcacccaaaaaaacaaccagggACTGACCCCTCTGGCACATTACAGGCTCCAGCGAGAGCAGATCCGGTCCCTggggagcagtgctgtggaCTGTGGCCCTGCTGAGCTCCACTTCTCCATCTTGGACCCAGAGCTGCTCACAAACACCACCCGGGAGCTGAACCGGCTGCGGGAGGAAAAGGCGAAGCTGGAGATGCAGCTCCAGGAACTGCAAAAGGTGGAGGCTGGGCAGGGAAACTGGGGGTGGTGGGGAGAGTCTTAAGGTGACACTGAGCCCCTTT
This genomic interval carries:
- the CCDC78 gene encoding coiled-coil domain-containing protein 78 isoform X4 translates to MFSPWVSHPWTFIQSPSRGFSSSLDQLLPAPHCAEISASEHMDLGIVAENEKISKDLVDLQIETNKMKEQYETENFELKNMILALENRVRELELGSEKVMGERDSLWERLRALESARKELAQEYIILKSNYLALGKELDQEVRRNEELTQELLNLAKGRNTLPGTESTHPPAVAHQSSAELERVRGKPEDVVASGHEQQELERNLLGNQDHIKVELEKLKKTHDWQQKLEERVLGLGKELQEAKGAIGDTQRRLVEQSAVLLTSQSQLQEVEAENSRLQLRLKELNEEYRSRLARYIRDVANYMDSKSSHGTGHSKAPADHAAMKHFVDNMLKDIRASYKSREEQLARAARGYRKRMKDLVKKHENLLIAYGLQREQIRSLGSSAVDCGPAELHFSILDPELLTNTTRELNRLREEKAKLEMQLQELQKKRLKEASAFPPPPEQQLDEEGWAEVRKQLREFTHNTQEDLEQERSQLLTRAVVAEEQVLELQEYIDQHLARYKQEILRLRNAEGSEGPRVLSARAAAAPPLPRARTVSHDP